A single window of Pyrus communis chromosome 10, drPyrComm1.1, whole genome shotgun sequence DNA harbors:
- the LOC137747312 gene encoding uncharacterized protein isoform X3: MSSPRASTASTVQDCWDCMLPGPPSRNNFGSADLSLSGLLAFPSGSSISVLDARSMQLVVSIPMPAPTSSSTPSSLSPFVTSVRWTPLPLLRDLLSTEPSSSHLLLAAGDRQGRIALLDLRLKSPVLWFDTDSSPSKLAIQDLAWVQARPDSYLLASISGFSSLSLYNSSTGRCFWKYDAAPEILSCIRRDPFDSRHFCVVGLKGFLLSVTVLGETESDVVIKELQIRTDSTELLKLERDLAGGVSGNSSSASAAFPIYAVRFAFSPQWRHILFVSFPRELVVFDLQYETPLFSATLPRGCGKLLDVLPDPNHEFLYCAHLDGKLSTWRRKEGEQVHIMCSMEELMPSIGTSVPSPSLLALVISQSDSTLQNVGKIYSDDVPHSPFPDVDFDNPFDFCDEPLLVSKMHLISISDDGKIWNWLLTAEGLEDNRKDDTNLGISEVPVPGTNTNIIVSSTGGLDMEAGKQIEKISGDRSRPSNSIVSHTDLSLKISLVGQLQLLSSAVTMLAVPSPSSTATLGRGGNYPVVAVPLVALGTQSGTVDVVDVSANAVAASFSVHNGTVRGLRWLGNSRLVSFSYSQVSEKSGGFINRLIVTCARSGLNRQFRVLQKPERAPIRALRASSSGRYLLILLRDAPVEVWAMTKSPIMLRSLALPFTVLEWTLPAVPRPAQNGPAKQSSSSPKDHTSVASDGTSSPTKASSDSKSSDGSQDDTSESFAFALANGALGVFEVHGRRIRDFRPKWPSSSFVSSDGLITAMAYRLPHVVMGDRSGNIRWWDVTTGHSSSFNTQREGIRRIKFSPVVPGDRSRGRVAVLFYDNTFSVFDLDSPDPLANSLLQPQFPGTLVLELDWLPLRTDKSDPLLLCIAGADSSFRLVEINIIDKKLGHTHQPRSIKERFRPMPLCSPILLPTPHALALRVILQLGVEPSWFNTCSTTLDKRPHKIPGTPKSNEDLRSYMIDLPPIGDPVVPELLLKVLEPYRKEGCILDDERTKLYAMVVNKGFSVRFAFAAAIFGESSEALFWLQLPRALNHLMNKMVNKSPQKTPASAPIPEIDDASMLSRITSKGKSVSGTEKKDEMQNQGQLRLLAFEPEDLWANASERIPWHEKLEGEDAIQNRVHELLQPTWSGLTGRCLVLIFFALLEGIRKRVLSYKMLGAGLMLQL, encoded by the exons ATGTCGAGCCCTAGAGCTTCGACGGCGTCCACAGTCCAGGACTGTTGGGACTGCATGCTGCCGGGCCCGCCCAGCCGCAACAACTTCGGATCCGCCGACCTTAGCCTCTCCGGCCTCCTCGCATTCCCCTCCGGCAGCTCCATCTCCGTCCTCGACGCCCGCTCAATGCAGCTCGTTGTCAGCATCCCTATGCCAGCTCCCACATCCTCCTCAACGCCATCGTCTCTCTCGCCTTTCGTCACCTCCGTCCGCTGGACCCCGCTCCCTCTCCTCCGCGACCTCCTCTCCACCGAGCCTTCCAGCTCCCACCTCCTCCTCGCCGCCGGCGATCGCCAGGGCCGCATCGCCCTCCTCGACCTCCGCCTCAAGTCTCCCGTCCTCTGGTTTGATACCGACTCCTCCCCCTCCAAACTCGCCATCCAGGACCTCGCGTGGGTCCAGGCCCGACCCGACTCCTACCTCCTCGCCTCCATCTCCGGAttctcctccctctccctctacAACAGCTCCACCGGCCGATGCTTCTGGAAATACGACGCGGCGCCTGAAATTCTCTCCTGCATCCGCCGTGACCCCTTCGATTCGCGCCATTTCTGTGTCGTCGGGCTCAAAGGATTCCTGCTCTCTGTCACCGTGTTAGGCGAGACAGAATCCGATGTCGTCATCAAGGAGCTTCAGATTCGGACTGACTCCACCGAGTTGCTGAAGCTGGAGAGGGACTTGGCCGGTGGAGTCTCCGGGAACTCGTCGTCGGCCTCGGCGGCGTTCCCGATCTACGCCGTGAGGTTCGCATTCTCGCCACAGTGGCGGCACATTCTTTTCGTCTCGTTCCCGAGGGAGCTGGTGGTGTTCGATTTGCAGTATGAGACGCCGCTTTTCTCTGCCACATTGCCTCGTGGCTGCGGCAAGCTTCTCGATGTGCTTCCGGATCCGAATCACGAGTTCCTCTACTGCGCTCATCTTGACGGGAAGCTCAGTACTTGGCGCCGAAAAGA AGGAGAGCAGGTACACATAATGTGTTCAATGGAAGAGCTGATGCCGTCAATTGGCACATCTGTCCCTTCTCCTTCGTTGCTTGCTCTTGTCATCTCCCAATCAGATTCGACCCTCCAGAATGTCGGCAAGATTTACTCTGATGATGTGCCTCATTCTCCTTTCCCTGACGTGGATTTCGATAATCCTTTTGATTTCTGTGATGAACCTCTTCTTGTTTCTAAGATGCATTTGATCTCAATTTCTGATGATGGAAAAATATGGAACTGGCTTTTGACTGCTGAAGGGCTTGAAGATAATCGAAAGGATGACACAAACTTGGGTATCAGTGAAGTGCCAGTTCCTGGGACAAATACAAACATTATAGTTTCTTCTACCGGAGGACTTGACATGGAAGCCGGTAAACAAATAGAAAAGATCAGTGGTGATAGAAGCCGACCTTCAAATTCTATTGTCAGCCATACAGACTTATCACTAAAG ATTAGCTTAGTTGGACAGCTTCAGCTTCTTTCTTCAGCAGTGACTATGCTAGCTGTACCTTCACCTTCTTCAACAGCTACTTTGGGCC GTGGGGGGAACTATCCTGTTGTAGCTGTTCCATTGGTTGCTTTGGGAACTCAAAGTGGGACAGTTGACGTTGTTGATGTTTCTGCCAATGCTGTCGCTGCAAGTTTTTCTGTTCATAATGGTACTGTTAGGGGATTAAGATGGCTTGGAAATTCCAGACTGGTTTCATTTTCATACAGTCAG gtgAGTGAAAAATCTGGAGGTTTCATCAACAGGCTCATTGTGACCTGTGCTAGAAGTGGCCTAAATAGACAATTCCGGGTTTTGCAAAAGCCTGAACGTGCACCCATAAGAGCATTAAGAGCCTCATCCTCTGGGAG GTACCTTCTTATTTTGCTTCGTGATGCACCAGTAGAggtttgggcaatgacaaagagTCCTATAATG CTTAGATCATTAGCTCTTCCATTTACGGTTTTGGAATGGACCCTCCCAGCAGTTCCCCGACCTGCTCAAAATGGACCTGCTAAGCAATCATCATCATCCCCCAAAGATCACACATCTGTGGCATCAGATGGGACATCCTCTCCAACAAAGGCATCATCTGATTCCA AGAGCTCAGATGGATCTCAAGATGACACTTCTGAAAGCTTTGCATTTGCACTAGCAAATGGTGCTCTTGGTGTTTTTGAGGTTCATGGGAGAAGGATCCGTGACTTCAG ACCGAAATggccttcttcttcatttgtctCATCGGATGGACTAATTACTGCCATGGCCTACCGGTTGCCTCATGTA GTTATGGGGGACAGATCAGGAAATATTCGCTGGTGGGATGTAACTACTGGACATTCTTCTTCGTTTAACACTCAAAGAGAAGGTATCCGGCGAATTAAATTCTCACCTGTTGTGCCTGGAGACCGCAGTAGGGGGCGCGTTGCTGTACTATTCTATGACAATACATTTTCAGTATTTGACCTT GATTCTCCGGACCCATTAGCCAATTCTCTTCTACAGCCTCAATTTCCTGGAACCCTTGTGTTGGAACTTGATTGGTTGCCTCTGCGGACTGACAAAAGTGATCCACTGTTATTGTGCATAGCTGGAGCTGATAGTAGCTTTCGCCTTGTTGAGATTAATAT AATTGACAAAAAACTTGGTCATACCCACCAGCCCAGATCTATAAAAGAGAGGTTCCGCCCTATGCCTCTATGCTCTCCTATACTGCTTCCAACACCACATGCCCTG GCATTAAGAGTGATCTTACAATTGGGTGTCGAGCCCTCTTGGTTTAATACTTGCAGTACGACTTTAGATAAGAGGCCTCACAAAATTCCAGGAACTCCCAAGTCCAATGAGGATCTTCGAAGTTACATGATCGATTTACCACCTATTGGTGACCCTGTGGTACCAGAATTGCTGCTTAAAGTCTTAGAACCTTATCGTAAAGAAG GCTGCATACTGGATGATGAGAGGACAAAATTATATGCAATGGTGGTTAACAAAGGTTTTTCTGTGAGATTTGCTTTTGCTGCTGCAATTTTTGGTGAATCCTCAGAAGCTCTTTTCTGGCTACAACTGCCTCGTGCTCTTAACCATTTGATGAATAAGATGGTAAATAAGTCTCCACAAAAAACCCCTGCGTCAGCACCCATTCCAGAGATTGATGATGCATCTATGCTGAGTAGGATAACATCAAAAGGAAAGTCAGTGTCTGGAAcagaaaagaaagatgaaatg CAGAATCAAGGTCAGCTCAGGTTATTGGCTTTTGAGCCAGAGGATTTGTGGGCAAATGCCAGTGAACGCATTCCTTGGCATGAGAAGTTGGAGGGAGAAGATGCTATTCAGAATCGTGTACATGA GTTGTTGCAGCCAACATGGTCAGGACTGACAGGTCGTTGTCTGGTACTCATCTTCTTTGCGCTGTTGGAAGGTATCAGGAAGCGTGTTCTCAG CTACAAGATGCTGGGTGCTGGACTGATGCTGCAACTTTAG